From one Humulus lupulus chromosome 8, drHumLupu1.1, whole genome shotgun sequence genomic stretch:
- the LOC133794173 gene encoding putative PAP-specific phosphatase, mitochondrial has translation MGLLRSASHFSTLRFTNLRSPFSPIRRHYFTVRSTLPFPTQNAKYHRELQAAVGVVERACCLCLDVKSSLFSSDGRVIEKNDQTPVTIADFGVQALVSLELGNLFPSIPLVAEEDSTFIRSNNLEDLVVNAVTGNSSCTESTCTEANVLRAIDRGGKDAFTFGTEPATYWVLDPIDGTRGFLKGSEALYVVGLALVVDGEIVLGVMGCPNWQNDQSNKLGIIMVSHVGCGTWTKHLPFMLDGTIGVPSSWTRCFVDHCCIVHEARFCSQDSQSWDSLPLSRIFSATTDVDSVGENQILLLPACCGSLCKYLMVASGRASIFILGSKVDKIIKAWDHAVGMICVHEAGGKVTDWKGNQIDLAADEGGRRFIYPSGGVLVTNATLHSQILELISCGSTVSQ, from the exons ATGGGCCTCCTCCGCTCCGCCTCCCATTTCTCAACCCTCCGATTCACTAATCTCCGCTCTCCCTTTTCCCCTATACGCCGACATTACTTCACTGTCAG GTCCACTCTTCCTTTTCCGACCCAGAACGCCAAGTACCATCGAGAGCTCCAAGCGGCAGTGGGGGTGGTCGAGAGAGCTTGCTGTCTTTGTCTCGAC GTGAAATCGTCTTTGTTTTCAAGTGACGGACGTGTAATTGAGAAGAATGACCAAACTCCGGTCACAATCGCGGATTTTGGAGTGCAGGCTCTGGTCAGTTTGG AGCTTGGTAACCTGTTCCCTTCAATTCCTCTTGTTGCTGAAGAGGATTCCACTTTCATTCGGTCAAATAATCTAGAAGATTTGGTTGTAAATGCTGTAACTGGTAACTCAAGCTGTACAGAGAGTACATGTACAGAAGCTAATGTTCTGCGAGCAATTGACAGAGGTGGAAAGGATGCTTTCACTTTTGGGACTGAACCAGCCACCTATTGG GTATTGGATCCTATTGATGGGACACGAGGGTTTCTAAAAGGAAGTGAGGCCTTGTATGTG GTAGGTTTGGCTCTTGTAGTTGATGGTGAGATTGTCTTAGGTGTTATGGGATGCCCTAACTGGCAGAATGACCAATCTAACAAATTAGGGATTATAATGGTTTCTCATGTTGGCTGTGGCACATGGACAAAACACTTGCCATTTATGCTGGATGGTACAATTGGTGTACCTTCTAGTTGGACAAGGTGCTTTGTTGATCACTGTTGCATAGTTCATGAGGCACGCTTTTGTAGTCAAGATAGTCAGTCATGGGATTCTTTGCCATTATCTCGTATATTCAGTGCAACAACTGATGTTGATAGTGTTGGGGAAAATCAAATTCTTCTTTTACCAGCATGCTGTGGAAG CTTATGCAAGTATCTAATGGTGGCATCAGGTAGGGCTTCAATTTTCATTCTTGGCTCGAAAGTTGATAAAATTATCAAG GCTTGGGATCACGCTGTTGGCATGATATGTGTTCATGAAGCTGGTGGAAAG GTTACTGACTGGAAAGGGAATCAAATCGATCTCGCCGCAGACGAAGGTGGACGGAGGTTCATTTATCCCTCAGGTGGCGTCCTTGTGACCAATGCCACCTTACACAGTCAAATTCTAGAGCTGATCTCTTGTGGTTCAACTGTTTCACAGTGA